Proteins co-encoded in one Sporosarcina sp. FSL K6-1522 genomic window:
- a CDS encoding anthranilate synthase component I family protein — translation MQGQKPVYTTSAMTKEQFFYAYKELAHKHERHLLLESGRGGTLCVAGINPLVTLRTLEGDKLQLVWRDGTEEVREGEPLELLNEFARSYEMERIPELPDFQGGVAGFISYDYVRRYEPIPVDTVDDLETPDLYFYLFDRWAVLDVQTETAYFMALPNRELDPVELEGEWLGATEAGLKKQVFVPGEATDVSSESDDLAVSVTGPQFEQMVRDVQSYIASGDVVQVNLSVRQSKPLTAHPLDMYEALRSFNPSPYMASVGAPEFAVVSGSPELLLKKRGDELSTRPIGGTRPRGANDSEDAALKAELLSNDKETGEHIMLVDLEKEDFKRVCAPDTVETNEFMVVEKYSHVMHLVSNVRGTAAEDLSNADIIKGVFPGGSITGSPKLRTMEIIEELEPTRRGLYTGSIGWLGFDGDMELNIVIRTAYIKDGVAHIQAGAGLVADSAPEAEYIESLNKAKALWQAKAMAEQ, via the coding sequence ATGCAAGGACAAAAACCAGTCTATACAACTTCAGCAATGACGAAAGAACAATTTTTCTATGCGTATAAAGAATTGGCGCATAAGCATGAGCGTCATTTACTTCTTGAAAGTGGACGTGGTGGCACGCTATGCGTGGCGGGAATTAATCCGCTTGTAACACTGCGCACGCTTGAGGGAGATAAATTACAGCTTGTATGGCGTGATGGTACGGAGGAAGTAAGAGAAGGAGAGCCATTAGAGCTATTGAATGAATTTGCACGTTCATACGAAATGGAGCGAATTCCAGAATTGCCGGATTTCCAAGGTGGAGTCGCAGGTTTTATTAGCTATGATTATGTACGTCGTTATGAACCGATTCCTGTTGATACGGTTGACGATCTTGAAACGCCGGATCTCTATTTTTATTTATTCGATCGTTGGGCGGTTTTGGATGTTCAAACGGAAACGGCGTATTTCATGGCGCTACCGAATCGTGAATTGGATCCGGTGGAGCTTGAGGGAGAGTGGCTGGGGGCAACTGAGGCAGGATTGAAGAAGCAAGTTTTTGTACCGGGAGAAGCAACGGATGTTTCTTCCGAATCGGATGATCTTGCTGTTTCTGTAACCGGACCGCAATTTGAACAGATGGTGCGTGATGTGCAAAGTTATATTGCGAGTGGGGATGTCGTTCAAGTGAACTTATCTGTACGACAATCCAAACCGCTAACAGCGCATCCATTAGATATGTACGAGGCGCTTCGTTCATTCAACCCTTCTCCTTATATGGCGTCAGTAGGTGCACCGGAATTTGCGGTGGTCTCGGGTTCTCCTGAATTGCTTTTGAAAAAGCGTGGCGATGAATTGAGTACGCGACCGATTGGTGGGACAAGACCTAGAGGAGCGAATGACAGTGAAGATGCAGCGCTGAAAGCAGAGCTATTGTCCAATGATAAAGAGACGGGCGAGCATATTATGCTTGTTGATTTAGAGAAAGAGGATTTTAAGCGTGTTTGTGCACCTGATACAGTGGAAACGAATGAGTTTATGGTTGTAGAGAAATATTCGCATGTGATGCATTTGGTTTCAAACGTTCGTGGTACAGCGGCAGAAGACCTGTCAAATGCGGATATCATCAAAGGGGTTTTCCCGGGCGGTTCGATTACTGGCTCGCCGAAGCTGCGAACAATGGAAATTATCGAGGAGCTTGAGCCGACACGTAGAGGTTTGTATACAGGTTCTATTGGCTGGTTGGGCTTTGATGGTGATATGGAGTTGAACATTGTCATTCGGACGGCCTATATTAAAGATGGTGTTGCGCATATTCAGGCGGGTGCTGGCTTAGTTGCTGATTCGGCACCAGAAGCGGAATACATCGAGTCACTTAATAAGGCGAAGGCACTTTGGCAAGCGAAGGCGATGGCAGAACAGTGA
- the cysK gene encoding cysteine synthase A codes for MTLVGNSVADLVGKTPLVKLNRLTGPEDAEVYLKLEYFNPGSSVKDRIALAMIEAAEKSGDLKEGSTIIEPTSGNTGIGLAMIAAAKGYKAVLVMPDTMSTERRNLLRAYGADLVLTPGAEGMKGAIGKAEELAKENGWFVPQQFNNEANPEVHRLTTGPEIADALDRVDAFVSGIGTGGTITGAGSVLKERFPDVKIIAVEPTDSPVLSGGKPGPHKIQGIGAGFVPQVLNTAIYDEIALVTNDEAYETARRAAREEGILGGVSSGAAIFAALQAAKTLGKGKKVVAILPSNGERYLSTPLYQFDEE; via the coding sequence ATGACGTTAGTTGGAAACTCTGTTGCGGACTTGGTTGGGAAGACACCTCTTGTTAAATTGAATCGATTGACTGGTCCGGAAGATGCGGAAGTTTATTTGAAACTAGAATACTTTAATCCGGGATCTAGTGTAAAAGATCGTATTGCGCTTGCGATGATTGAAGCAGCTGAGAAGTCTGGGGATTTAAAAGAAGGAAGCACAATTATTGAACCGACGAGCGGGAATACAGGGATTGGTCTTGCGATGATTGCGGCGGCCAAAGGGTATAAGGCTGTTCTTGTTATGCCAGATACGATGAGTACGGAGCGACGTAACTTATTGCGTGCGTATGGTGCGGATCTTGTGTTGACGCCAGGTGCTGAGGGGATGAAAGGCGCGATTGGTAAGGCGGAAGAATTGGCGAAAGAAAATGGCTGGTTTGTGCCACAGCAGTTCAATAACGAAGCGAACCCTGAAGTTCACCGTTTGACGACAGGTCCGGAAATTGCGGATGCACTTGATCGTGTAGATGCGTTTGTATCAGGTATTGGAACGGGTGGTACAATTACGGGAGCGGGAAGTGTGTTAAAAGAACGTTTCCCAGATGTGAAAATTATTGCAGTTGAACCAACTGACTCACCTGTCCTTTCGGGTGGAAAGCCAGGACCTCATAAAATTCAGGGGATTGGCGCAGGGTTTGTCCCTCAAGTTCTCAATACAGCGATTTATGATGAAATTGCACTCGTGACGAATGACGAGGCGTATGAGACAGCAAGACGCGCAGCGCGTGAAGAGGGAATTCTCGGTGGCGTTTCATCGGGCGCGGCGATTTTTGCAGCATTACAGGCGGCAAAGACACTTGGTAAAGGAAAGAAAGTTGTTGCGATTTTACCATCAAATGGTGAACGCTACTTGAGTACACCACTTTATCAATTTGACGAAGAATAA